A window from Podospora bellae-mahoneyi strain CBS 112042 chromosome 1 map unlocalized CBS112042p_1.3, whole genome shotgun sequence encodes these proteins:
- a CDS encoding uncharacterized protein (EggNog:ENOG503P2CK; COG:S), translated as MPDTLFVLGTIDRKEHKYERATRHFHKTMSLWQASGQMASHPLDISCIYRLGCLVLDQGMPKQHGK; from the coding sequence TACACTTTTCGTACTTGGTACTATTGATCGCAAGGAACACAAGTACGAACGTGCCACTCGACACTTTCACAAGACAATGAGCTTGTGGCAAGCTTCGGGACAGATGGCGAGCCACCCGCTTGATATCTCTTGCATTTATCGTCTTGGATGTTTGGTACTTGATCAGGGGATGCCAAAACAGCATGGCAAGTAG